CACCAGGGCCACACCCAGCCGGCGCTCCATCGAACGGATCCGGCTGCTCGCGGCCGGCTGTGTGATCCCGAGCTCGCGCGCCGCGCGCCCCAGGCTGCCGTGCCGGGCGACGGCGAGCAGCAGCTCCAGCGCGCCCAGGTCCGGCACCCGGTGCGCCAACGGCACCCGCTCTTCATCCTCGTCGCTCATAAATCCAGCTTATGGGCTCATAGGGGAGAGATCCCTGGTGGGGAACCGCACCCCGGATGACAGTGGGGACATGGTCATCGCCGTGCAGCCCCGTACCCACGCCGCCGCCTCCGTCCTCGCGGCCGTACGCCTGCCGTCGCTCCGCCACTTCGGCCCCAACTGGTACGCGACCGTCATGGGCACCGCCATCGTCGCGAACGCCGGTGCCGCCCTGCCCGTCGACATCCCCGGCCTGCGGACGGCCCGCACCGCGGTGTGGGCGCTGTCCGCCGTACTGCTGGCCGTCGTCCTGGCCGCCCGCGCCGCGCACTGGGCCCACCACCGCGACCAGGCCCGCGCGCACCTCCTCGACCCGGCGGTCGCGCCCTTCTACGGCTGTCTGTCGATGGCGCTGCTGGCCGTCGGCATCGGCACCCTGACCGTGGGCGAAGGCGTGATCGGCGAACCCGCGGCCGTGGCGACGGCGGCCACGCTCTTCGGCGCCGGCACCCTCACAGGGCTCGCCGCCGCCGTGGTCGTCCCGTATCTGATGGTCGTACGCCACAAGGTCGCGCCCGGCACGGCCTCTCCCGTGTGGCTGCTGCCCGTCGTCGCCCCGATGGTCTCCGCGTCCTTCGGCCCTCTCCTGGTCCCCCATCTGCCTGCCGGGCAGTGGCGGGAGGCGATGCTGCTGGGGAGCTACGCGATGTTCGGGGTCAGCCTGCTGGCCTCGCTGCTCATCCTGCCGATGGTCTTCGCCCGGCTGGTCCACCACGGCCCGCTGCCCCTCGCGCTGACCCCCACCCTCTTCCTGGTGCTCGGCCCGCTCGGCCAGTCGACCACCGCGCTCAGCAAGCTGGCGGACGTGGCGCCGGGCGCGATCCGGGCACCGTATGCCGAAGGGCTCGCCGCCTTCGCCGTGATCTACGGCGTCCCCGTGATGGGCTTCGCCCTGATGTGGCTGGCGCTTGCCGGTGCGATGGTCGTGCGGGCCGCGCGCGGCGGCATGCCGTTCGCGCTGACCTGGTGGGCCTTCACCTTCCCCGTCGGCACCTGCGTGACCGGCGCGGAGGGCCTGGCGCGCCACACCGGCCTGGTGGCCCTCGAATGGCTCGCGGTCGGCCTGTACGCGTTCCTCGTCGCCGCATGGGCGGTGACCGGCGTCCGTACGTTGTGCGGCCTGTTCGGCGGAGCGCTGCTCGCAGCGCCTGTGAAGAATGGCTCGACGGGTGTGGGCGCGCACCGATGCCGGTGCGCGCCCACATCATGATTCACGGCCCACATCATGATTCAGGTGACAGCCGTCAGAAAGACGGCCGCCGTCAGAAGGACGTGAGTCTGAGCAGGCGCTCCTTGGTTCCGTCACCGTCCTGGGACGGCCATGTCCAGTCGAAGCTGCCGGCAGCCTGCAGAGCCGCCTTGACGGTCTGGGGCGATGCGCCGGGGTGGGTGGCCCGGTACAGGGCTGCGCCGCCCGCGACGTGGGGCGCGGCCATCGAGGTGCCGGACATCGTGGTGTAGCCGCCGCTGCTGGAGGTGGAGCGGATGCACACGCCCGGCGCGATCAGGTCGACATCGGGGCCGTAGTTGGAGAAGTTGGCGAAGGTGTCGTCCACGTCGCTGCGGCACGTCGCCCCGGCGAGGCCGCCCGGCTTGCCGTCGAAGTCGGCCAGGGCACTGACGGTGATCACTTCGTCGTATGCGGCGGGAACCATGTTCGCGGCGTCGGAGTGGTCGTTGCCGGCCGCCACCGCGTATGTGACGCCCTGAGCGACGGAATTGCAGATCGCCTGGTGCATGGCGTCGTTGTTGGTCTTGCCGCAGTTGCCGTCGTCGGTGCCCGATCCGCCCAGGCTCATGTTGGCGACGTCGATCTCGTCGGCGTGCTCGGTGACGTGGTCGATGCCGCAGATGACGTTCGAGGTGCTGCCGCTGCCGAGGGGGCTGAGCACCTGCACCGGCCAGAGCCGGACACCCGGTGCCGTACCGACCACGCCGGTGCCGTTGTCCAGGGCGCCGATGGTTCCGGCGACATGCGTGCCATGGCCGTGGAAGTCGGAGGGGGGCAGCAAGGACAGCCAGCAGTTCTTGCCACCGGCCCGGTACACATTCAGGTCGGGGTGGTTCGGGGCGATTCCGGTGTCGATGACCGCGACGTCGGCGTTCACCCGGGTGTCGACACCGTCGATGGCCGCGGTGGGGCTCTTGTCGGCCTCCGCCCGGTCCACTCCGGTCGGGGTCGACTGGGCGGTGGCATGCACCAGCCGGTCGGGCTCCACCGAACGCACCCGGGGGTCGTCGGCGAGCGTGGCTGCGACGCTCGGGCTCATGGACGCCGAGTAGCCGTGAAGGGCGTAGCGGTACACGTGCTGCACCCTGGCACCCAGGGTGGAGGCCTGCTCGACAGCCGTGTCCACAGCCTCGTTCATCTCGGCACCGTCGGGGGCGGCTGTGTCCTTGAGGGTCACGATGTACCGGCCGGGGATCTGGTCGGATTGTGCGGACGCCTTCGCCACCGCGGGGGTCGGTGATGCGGCCGTCTGGGCCACCGCGGGGGTCGGCGATGCGGCCGCAAGCACGAGCGCAAGGAGGGCGATACCGAAAGTTTTAGGCATCCCGGACCTTTCTTGAGGGCATGTGAGAGCCGAGACTCAACCCGGTGTTTCTGGGGAGCTCATGGCATGTCTGCTTCGCTACCGCGCTCACAGCTAGCAGGTTTGCGGCGGTGCGGCAGCCCGACATCCGGCGGTCACCGGATTCTCTGACTGCCTGTCAACCATGTGGTCCCTTCCGGTCCTCGCCACTACGACGGTCGGCCGGACCGGCCTCGGCCGGTGGCGCGGGCGGGTTTCAGCCCAGCTGCCGGGTCGCCCGTCGCAGCGCCACGCCGAGCACCGAGGGCGCCTCGGCCAGCGACGGCCCGTACCAGGTCAGGTGCCGGCCACTGACCAGCGCGGCCGGCAGCGCCGGAAAGGCCTCCGGCCCGTCGTTCGCCGCGAAGCGGTACGGCTCGTCGGGCAGCACCGCCAACTGGGCGCCGCAGTCCCGCAGTTCTTCCAGAGAGATACGCGGATAACGCTCGGCGTGACCCGCGTACACATTGCCCACACCGAGCCGGCCGAGCAGATCACCTGCGAAGGTGTCACGGCCGAGCACCATCCACGGCCGCCGCCAGACGGGCACGATCGCGCGCCACTCGCCCAGCGGTACGGCAGAAGCCCACGCCGCCTCCGCCTCGTCCAGCCAGCGCGGCCGCGTAAGCCCGCACCCGGCCACGAGCACCCGCTCCAGCTCGGCGAACGCCTGCCCCAGATCGCGCACTTCGGTGACGAGCACCTCGATGCCCGCCTCCCGCAGGGCGGCCAGATCCGGCTCCCGGTTCTCCTCCTCGTTCGCGATGACGAGATCGGGGCGCAACCGGAGCACCGCCGCCGCATCCGGGTTCTTGGTGCCCCCGATCCGTACGACTTCGAGGTCCGCCGGATGGCTGCACCAGTCGGTGGCGCCGACCAGCAGCCCGGGGGCACTCACGGCCACGGCCTCGGTCAGCGAGGGCACCAGGGAGACGACCCGCATGACGGCTCCCTACGCCTCCGGCGTCTCGATGTGGTCGGAGACCGTGACGACGATGATCCGGGTGTCGGGCGCGGTCGCGCGCCACCGGTGCCGTACACCACCGGAAAGGAAGAGGGTGTCGCCCCGCGCCAGCCGGTAGGCGCGTCCCTCCGCCTCGACCTCCGCCGCACCGTCGGCGACGTACATCAGCTCGTCGTTGCGGTGCTCGAACTCGCGGCCCGCGTCCTGCTCCCCGGTGAATTCGAGGGCCTGCAGCTGATGCTGCCCCCGCACGAGCCGGCGGGCCCTGGCGGTGGGCGGCAGCGCACCGCCGTGCGGGGCGCGGACGAGCCTGACGGTGCGGGCGGCGTCGGAGGCGGCGAGCAGACGGCCGGTCGTGGTCTCCAGCGCGTCGGCGACCCGATGGAGCGAGCGCATGCTGGGGCGGGCCCGCTCGTTCTCGATCTGGCTGAGGAAGGGGACGGAGAGGCCGCTGCGCTCGGCGACCGTGGCCAGCGTGAGATCCAGGACTCTGCGCCGTCTGCGGACGGCCGCGCCCACCCGAAGGGGTGCCGACTCCTTCGGGTCCTTGGCGTCCTTCGCTGCCATCGCCGGGCTCCCCTTCCTGGTCCTGTCTCACCTTACGCAGCTTCCTGCCGCCGGTGTTCAGTGAGCAGGCCCGGCGGCCACTGTGCGTACTCGGGGGGACACGGTCCGCAGCGCCGGTCGCGAGCGCAGACAGAAAGGGGTGGGCCTCGCCTGGGGTGCGGCATCATCAGGGTTGTGACGCGACGCCTGATGCTCCTCGACACCGCTTCCCTGTACTTCCGGGCCTATTTCGGGGTCCCCGATTCGGTACGGGCCCCCGACGGCACCCCGGTCAACGCCGTGCGCGGGCTGCTCGACTTCATCACCCGGCTGGTGCAGGACCACCACCCCGACGACCTGGTGGCCTGCTGGGACAACGACTGGCGGCCGCAGTGGCGGGTCGACCTGATCCCCTCGTACAAGGCGCATCGCGTCGCGGTGGAGACGGAGCTGGGGCCCGACGAGGAGGAGATCCCGGACACCCTCTCCCCCCAGGTCCCGGTGATCATGGACGTGCTCGAAGCGCTCGGCATCGCCCGTGTCGGCGCGGACGGGTACGAGGCGGACGATGTGATCGGCACCCTCACCGGGCGCGCCACCGGTCCGGTCGACATCGTCACCGGCGACCGCGACCTCTTCCAGCTCGTCGATGACGCCCGCGGCCGGCGGGTGCTCTATCCGCTGAAGGGCGTCGGGACGCTGCAGGTCACCGACGAGGCGTGGCTGCGCGAGAAGTACGGCGTCGACGGCCCGGGCTACATCGATCTGGCGCTGCTGCGCGGCGACCCGAGCGACGGGCTGCCGGGCGTGGCCGGGATCGGCGAGAAGACCGCGGCCAAGCTGCTGGACTCCTTCGGCGATCTGGGCGGGATCATGGCCGCCGTCGACGATCCGCGCGCCAAGCTGACGCCCTCGCAGCGCAAGCGGCTGGACGAGGCGCGGGACTATGTCGCGGTCGCGCCCAAGGTCGTCCGGGTCGCCGCGGACGTACCGCTGCCCGACTTCGACCCGGCGCTGCCCTCCGAGCCGCGCGATCCGGCGACGCTCGAGGAGCTCGCGTCCCAGTGGGGCCTCGGCGGCGCGCTGCAGCGGCTTCTGTCCACACTTCAGGGCTGAGGTGTTAACTTAGGCAAGCCTAAGTAATGCACGAGTTCAGGGGAGACCGCTGTGGCAGAACGACCGGCCCGCAAGGCAGCGAAGGCAGTCAAGGTCCGCGAGACGCGGGTGGTGCGCACCGAGCAGCTCACTCCGCACATGGTGCGGGTCGTCCTGGGCGGTGAGGGGCTCGCCGGGTTCGCCGTCGACGAGTTCACCGACTACTACATCAAACTGCTGTTCGCGCCCGAGGGCGTGACGTATCCGGAGCCGTTCGACGTGGACCGCATCCGCGAGGAGTTCCCGCGCGAGCAGTGGCCCGCCAACCGCACCTACACGGTACGGAGCTGGGACCCGGTCCAGCGTGAGCTGACGGTCGATTTCGTGGTGCACGGCGACGAGGGCCTGGCGGGCCCGTGGGCGGCGAAGGCCCAGGTGGGCGAGACGATGTACATTCTGGGCCCCGGCGGCGGCTACGCGCCGGATCCGTCGGCGGACTGGCACCTGCTGGTGGGTGACGAGAGCGCGCTGCCCGCGATCGCCGCGTCCCTGGAGCGGATGCCGGCGGGCGCGGTCGTGCATGCCCTTGTCGAGGTCGACGGACCCGACGAGGAGCAGAAGATCGTCACGCCCGACGGGATCGAGATCAACTGGCTGCACCGCGGGAGCCGGCCGGCCGGCGAGGAACTGGTCGCCGCGGTGACCGCGCTGGACTTCCCGGCGGGCAGCGTGTGCGCCTTCGTGCACGGCGAGGCCGGGTTCGTACGGGAGTTGCGCCGCCATCTGCGTCTGGACCGGCAGGTCCCGCCCGAGCAGCTGTCGATCTCGGGCTACTGGCGCCAGGGCAAGACCGACGAGGCGTGGCGCGCGGTGAAGCGCGAGTGGAACGAGCAGGTGGAGCGCGAGACGGAGAAGCCCTCGGCCGCCTGACACCGACGGCACCCCCCGGCCCCGGCCCCGGCCCCCGGGTGCGATGCCGCCGGGAGCTCGGCCGTGCCCGGGAGCACGGTCACGCTCACCGGGCGGTCTTGTCGCCCCCGAACGCGCGGGCCGAGCCGTCGATATGGGCCAGCCGTCGCAGTGAGACGAACACCGCGTCGCCCAGCACCGTGCCGATCACCACGCTCTCCACGAGGTCGTCCAGGCCCGCCCGGCGCCCGACATACGCGAGGTCCACGCGGGCGACCTGTTCCGCCGCGGCCGCGTAGTCGTCGAGCACCTCGGCGGCGAACGCCGCGTGGCCGACCCGGCCCAGCGCGACCAGCGCGCCCGCGAGTGCCTCCGCGGCCGGGGCCTCACTGTCGACCCGCCAGCCGCACCGCTTGACCAGCGCCCGCACATCTTCGCGCGCCGCCTCCAGTTCCCCGTCCGGCGCACCACCGGGATACCTGGGGACGATCGGGCTCGTGGCCTCGCCGAGTACGTCGTGCACGGTCCTGCCGGGGTCGTCGACCGCCGCGAGGATCTCCGCGATGGCCGCCACTTTCAGCCCGCCCACATCGAGCAGCGCGCGGATCAGCCGCAGTCTGCGCTCGTGCGCGTCGTCGTAACTCGCCTGGTTCGGGCTGGTCAGCTGCCCGGCCGGGAGCATTCCCTCCCGTACGTAGTACTTGATCGTCGGCACCGGAACCCCGGTTCTGCGACTCAACTCTCCGATGCGCACCGCGTGTTCACCTCTCCGCTCTTGCCGGCCACGAGCCCCATCATAGATAGCCTCACTATCGGATAACAGATAGTGTCGCTATCTATTCTGCAGTCACAACACACTCACCGGGGGGCAGCCATGGCTTCGTTCGTGAGGGTTCTGGACCGGCTTCTGGTACGGACTCCGGCCGTTCGCCCTGCCGCTGCACATCGGTGACGTGGAACCGTCTGCGAACCGGAACCAATCCGCGGCCCCACCGGCTCCGAATGCCTGGTGAAATCTGTCCGGACGAGATGCCCGCACAGTGAGAGGTAAGCCGCGTGAAGGAAGCAGTACATATCGGAGGCCCCGCCCCGGCGGGGCCCGATCTCCAGCAACTCCTCGGCCTGGTGGCCAGGGGTGACCAGGAGGCCTTCTCCCGTGTGTACGACTCGGTCTGCGGGCCGGTGCTCGGGCTGGTGCGCGCCGTACTGCGCGACCCCGCCCAGTCGGAGGAGGTGACCCAGGAAGTGCTGATCGAGGTCTGGCGTACGGCGGCTCGCTTCCAGCCGTCCCGCGGCTCGGCGATGACCTGGATACTCACGCTCGCCCACCGGCGGGCCGTGGACCGGGTGCGGTCGGCCCAGTCCGCCACCGACCGCGAGCGGCGAGCGGCACTCCTCGAGCAGACCCCCGCCTACGACGAGGTCATCGAGCAGGTCGAGGCCCGTCTCGAACGCGAGCAGGTGCGGCGCTGTCTGCGCTCCCTGACCGAGCTCCAGCGGCAGTCGGTGACGCTCGCGTACTACCGGGGGCTCGCCTACCGGGAAGTGGCCGAACTGCTCTCCGTGCCGCTGGGCACGGTCAAGACGAGACTGCGCGACGGGCTCATCCGGCTGCGCGACTGCCTGGGGGTGACCGTATGAGCAGCACCGCTGATCTGCACACGCTGACCGGCGCCTATGTGCTGCACGCACTGGCGCCCGACGAGCGTGCCGAATTCGAGCGGCATCTGCAGATGTGCCCCGCCTGCACCCAGGAGGTGCGCGAACTGGCCGAAACCGTGGGCCGGTTGGGGCTCGCGGTGGCCGTTGCTCCGCCGCCCGCGCTCAAGCAGCGCGTGATGCGTCAGGTGTCCACCGAGCGCCAGGATCCGCCGCGGGTCTCGCGACGGGCCCGCCCCGGCCGAGCGCTGTCGCGCTTCGCGCTGGCAGCCTGTCTCGCCGCTGCCGCCGGCCTCGGCGGGGTGGCCGTCTGGCAGTACCAGGAGGTCCAGGACGCACGCCAGGAGGCGCAGCGCTCGCAGCGCCAGGCCGAGGAGCTGGCCTCGGTGCTCGCGGCGCCGGACGCCAGGGTGACCACCGGGAAGCTGACGGACGGTGCGACCGGCACCGTGGTCGTGTCGCGCGCCAGGAACAAGGCCGCGTTCCTCGCCTCCGGGATGCCGAAGCCGCCGCAGGGCAAGGTCTACCAACTCTGGTTCAGCGACGGCGGAAAGATGCGGCCGGCCGGTCTGATGGACCCGGCGGCCGCCACCAGCGCCGTGCTGATGAACGGGCCGGTGGGCGCGGCCGTGGCCATGGGCATCACGGTCGAACCGGCGGGCGGCTCCCCCGAGCCGACCTCGGACCCGCTTGCCCTGCTGAACTTCCCCGCCTGAGGAGCTGTCCCGCCTGAAGATCGGTCCCCTCATGAAGATCGATCCCGCTTGAAGTGTCCGGTGTGAGGGGCTGTCCCGTATGAGGGACCGTCCCGCCCGAGGGAAGGACGGCGCATGAGTGTCGCGGTCATGCTCTTCACCTCCGATCTGCGGCTGCACGACCAGCCGGCGCTGCGTGCGGCAGTGCGCGGCGCCGACGCGGTGGTGCCGCTGTTCGTACTGGATCCGGGCATACGGAGAGCGGGCTTCGACGCGCCCAACCGCCGCGCCTTCCTGGCCGACTGCCTGGCCTCGCTCGATGCCGGGCTGCACGAACGCGGCGGGCGGCTCGTCGTCCGTATCGGCGGTGTCGTCGAGCAGGTCTGCCGGGTGGTCGTCGAGAGCGGCGCCCGCTCGGTGCATATCGCGGCCGGGTTCAGCGCCTACGCCGTACGCAGGGAGGAGCGGCTGCGCGAGGCGCTGACGGCGCTCCGGTGCGTCCTGCACGTCCATGACGGGGTGAGCACCGCGCTGCCGCCGGGGCAGGTCGCCCCCGCCGACCGCGACCACTTCGCGGTGTTCGCCACGTATTTCACCAGCTGGCAGGCGGCCGGGCTGCGCGAGACCGTGGCGGCGCCGGACTCGGTACCGGTCCCCGAGCTCGCCGGGCATCCGCTGCCCAAGCGCACCGCGGTGACCGGGGTGTCTCCCGGGCTCGCCAAGGGCGGGGAGCGGGAGGGCCGGCGGCGGCTGAGCGCGTGGCTCGCCGACGGGAGCGCGGGCATCGGGGCGTACGAGGAGCGGCCGAAGGATCTGGCGGGCGACGCTTCCTCCCGGCTCTCCCCGCATCTGCACTTCGGCACGCTGTCGGCCACCGAACTCGTCCACCGGGCGCGCCGCGAGGGCGGACCCGCCGCCGACGCCTTCGTACGGCAGCTGGCCTGGCGGGACTTCCACCACCAGGTTCTCGCGGCCCGGCCCGACGCGGCGCACGCCGACTACCGTGCGCGCGGGGATCACTGGCGCGGCGACGAGAAGGAGATCGACGCCTGGAAGGGGGGCCGCACAGGCTGCCCGATCGTGGACGCGGCGATGCGCCACCTGCTGTACGAGGGCTGGATGCCGGGCCGCGGGCGGCTGCTGGCGGCGAGCTATCTCACCAAGACCCTGTACGTGGACTGGCGCATCGGCGCCCGGCACTTCCTGGACTTGCTGGTGGACGGGGACATCGCCGACAACCAGCTCAACTGGCAGTGGGTGGCGGGCACCGGGACGGACACGCGCCCCAACCGGGTCCTCGATCCGCTCGCCCAGGCGAAGCGCATCGACCCGCACGGCGACTACGTACGCCGCTGGGTTCCGGAGCTGGCGCACCTGGCCGCGCCCGCGATCCATCAGCCGTGGAAGCTCGACGGGCTGGACCGGGCGAGGCTGGACTACCCCGATCCACTGGTGGACCAGGCGGAGGGACGGGCGAGGTTCGAGCGGGCGCGGGGACTGGGCTGATCGCCGGGGGCGGCCGAGCCGCCCCCGGACAGTCGCTCAGCCTCTCCGTCGCCTACGCAGCCATCTCATCCTTCGTCAGGAGCAGTTGCCCCACATCGAGATGGCCGGCGCGAAACCCCGCTTCGGTGCGGGCGAGATAGAAGGTCCACATCCGGTGGAAGGTCTCGTCGAGGCCGAGGGCCGCGACCTCGGCGGCGCGTTGGGTGAAACGTTGGCGCCACAGGCGCAGCGTCTCGGCATAGTGCGGGCCGAAGCCGTCGCATGCCGCCACCCGCAGTCCGGTGCAGCCGTGGACGAGCTGCTCGATCGCCTCGGCCGAGGGCGGCAGCGCGGCGGAGGGGATGTACTTCTGGATCCACGCGAAGGCGGTGCGGGCCTCCGGCAGGCGCTCGTGCGGCACGGTGATCGTCTGAAGCGCGATCCGCCCGCCGGGCACGAGCAGCCGGTCCAGCATCATGAAGTACTCCGGCCGGCGCTCCTCGGCGACGGTCTCGATCGTCTCCACGCTGACGATCGCGTCGTACCGGCCGAGCACCTTGCCGTATTCGCGCAGCAGGACGGTCACCCTGCCCTCCAGCCCCGCTTCGCGTACGCGCCGCTGCGCCAGCGCCTGTTGCTCCCTCGAGAGGGTCACGGTCAGGACGCGCGCGCCGCGCTGACCCGCCCGGATCGCCAACTCACCCCAGCCGGTGCCGATTTCCAGCAGCTGGGTGCCGGATCCGACCTGCGCCAGGTCGAGCAGCCGGTCGATCTTGCGGTGCTGCGCCGCGGGCAGCAGATTCCGTTCGGCCGGGAAGCCGCGGAAGAGGGCGGAGGAGTACGAGAGGGTCTCGTCGAGGAAGAGCGCGGACAGTTCGCTCGACCGAGCGCAGTGGCGGCGGACGTTGTCGCCCGAGCGCTCGGGTCCCCTGCGATGCCCGGCCTGGCGGCGGAGCGTCCAGGTCCCGCGCCGCCGTCGGAGCGGCGCGGGAAAGAGGGTCGCCTCATGCTCGGCGAGCACGGTCAGCACTCGGACGAGGTCGCGCGCCTCCCATTCGCCCGCCATGTACGACTCGCCGAGGCCGGTGGGTCCGGCGGCGCCGATACGGCGGAAGAAGGCCTGCAGGTCGTGCACTTCCATGAGCGGCCCGCCCAGGCCGATCGGCTCGCCGCCCCCGAAGCGCACGCGCAGCGGCAGCCTGCCGAGCGTGTGCCGGACGAGCCGTTCGGCGGCGACGGTCCGCAGCCGGGAAGCGTGGGGCAGGCGGGCCACATCGGGCCAGTTCCACGGGTCGACGGACGCGGCTCTCGACGATGCTGGGGACACGGAGACGCTCACTTCACACCCTCCTGGGTCGGCTGTGCTCGCTGGGCATTCGGCGCGGCGGCGGCTCCGGATTGGTCGGGGGCGGGATCTTTCGGCGCACTCGGGGGCGAGGCGTGCGGGCGGAGTACGAGGGTGAGGAGTAGGGGCGTGAGGAGATGGGCCCTGTACGGACACGGCCGTGTGACACCGGTGAAACAGCCCGTCCCTAATTTCTGTCACCCGACAGGAATCGGCCACAGGAATCAGCGACAGGGGCTGCCATGACCGCCACCGCACCCACCGACGTACGGCCGGATCCTCCCGAGGCCGGCCAGAGCGACTCTGCCGCGCTGGCGGGCTTCGGCTACCGGCAGGAACTGCACCGCAGCATGGGGCGGTACGCCTCCTTCGCCGCCGGGTTCTCCTTCATCTCGGTCCTGACCACCGTCTTCCAGTTCTTCGCGTTCGGCTTCTCCTTCGGCGGCGCGGCCTTCTTCTGGACCTGGCCGGCCGTACTCGTCGGCCAGCTGCTGGTGGCGGCCTGCTTCGCCGAACTCGCCGCCCGCTACCCGCTGTCGGGCGCCATCTACCAGTGGTCGACGCGGCTCAGCACTCCGTCCTTCGGCTGGTTCGCGGGCTGGATCATGGTGATCGGCCAGGTCGTGGTGGTCGCGGCCGCTGCCCTGGCACTCCAGGTCGTACTCCCCGCGATCTGGTCCGGCTTCCAGCTGTTCGGCGGCGACCCGTCGCCCCTCACACCGTCGGGCGCCACGAACGCCGCGCTGCTCGCGGTCGTACTCCTCGCCCTGACCACCGCCGTCAACCTCCTCGACAACCGCGTCATGTCGGCCGTCAACCGCGTCGGCGTGACCGCCGAGATCATCGGGGCGGTGCTGATCGTCGTCCTCCTGCTGACCCACACCGAGCGGGGCGCGGGTGTCACGCTGCACACCGGCGGCCAGGGCGGCGCGATCGGCGCGCTGCTCGTCGGTTCCTTCACCGCGGCGTACGTCCTCATCGGTTTCGACAGCGCGGGCGAACTCAGCGAGGAGACACGCAGTCCGCGCCGTACCGCCCCGCGCACAATCCTTCTCGCACTCGTCTCGGCCGGCGTCCTCGGCGGACTGCTGGTGCTCGGCGGGCTACTGGCCGCGCCGAGCCTGACCGACGGGCGGCTCGCGACGCAGGGCCTGTCGTACGTCCTCACCAGCAGCCTCGGCGACGGTGTCGGCAAGGCGCTGCTCATCGATGTGGTGATCGCGATCGCCGTGGCCACGCTGGCGATCCAGACGGCCGGTTCGCGGATGCTCTTCTCGATGGCACGCGACGGGGTGCTGCCCTTCTCCTCCCGCCTCGCGAAGGTCTCCCGGCGCACCGGAATGCCGGCCGGCCCCGCGCTGGTCGTGGGCGCGGCGGCCGCGGCGCTGGGCCTGCTCAACCTCGCCTCGCCGGAGGCCTTCCTCGCCATCGGCACGACGTGCATCGCCATGCTCTA
The Streptomyces lunaelactis genome window above contains:
- a CDS encoding cryptochrome/photolyase family protein; protein product: MSVAVMLFTSDLRLHDQPALRAAVRGADAVVPLFVLDPGIRRAGFDAPNRRAFLADCLASLDAGLHERGGRLVVRIGGVVEQVCRVVVESGARSVHIAAGFSAYAVRREERLREALTALRCVLHVHDGVSTALPPGQVAPADRDHFAVFATYFTSWQAAGLRETVAAPDSVPVPELAGHPLPKRTAVTGVSPGLAKGGEREGRRRLSAWLADGSAGIGAYEERPKDLAGDASSRLSPHLHFGTLSATELVHRARREGGPAADAFVRQLAWRDFHHQVLAARPDAAHADYRARGDHWRGDEKEIDAWKGGRTGCPIVDAAMRHLLYEGWMPGRGRLLAASYLTKTLYVDWRIGARHFLDLLVDGDIADNQLNWQWVAGTGTDTRPNRVLDPLAQAKRIDPHGDYVRRWVPELAHLAAPAIHQPWKLDGLDRARLDYPDPLVDQAEGRARFERARGLG
- a CDS encoding SAM-dependent methyltransferase, with translation MSVSVSPASSRAASVDPWNWPDVARLPHASRLRTVAAERLVRHTLGRLPLRVRFGGGEPIGLGGPLMEVHDLQAFFRRIGAAGPTGLGESYMAGEWEARDLVRVLTVLAEHEATLFPAPLRRRRGTWTLRRQAGHRRGPERSGDNVRRHCARSSELSALFLDETLSYSSALFRGFPAERNLLPAAQHRKIDRLLDLAQVGSGTQLLEIGTGWGELAIRAGQRGARVLTVTLSREQQALAQRRVREAGLEGRVTVLLREYGKVLGRYDAIVSVETIETVAEERRPEYFMMLDRLLVPGGRIALQTITVPHERLPEARTAFAWIQKYIPSAALPPSAEAIEQLVHGCTGLRVAACDGFGPHYAETLRLWRQRFTQRAAEVAALGLDETFHRMWTFYLARTEAGFRAGHLDVGQLLLTKDEMAA
- a CDS encoding amino acid permease, producing the protein MTATAPTDVRPDPPEAGQSDSAALAGFGYRQELHRSMGRYASFAAGFSFISVLTTVFQFFAFGFSFGGAAFFWTWPAVLVGQLLVAACFAELAARYPLSGAIYQWSTRLSTPSFGWFAGWIMVIGQVVVVAAAALALQVVLPAIWSGFQLFGGDPSPLTPSGATNAALLAVVLLALTTAVNLLDNRVMSAVNRVGVTAEIIGAVLIVVLLLTHTERGAGVTLHTGGQGGAIGALLVGSFTAAYVLIGFDSAGELSEETRSPRRTAPRTILLALVSAGVLGGLLVLGGLLAAPSLTDGRLATQGLSYVLTSSLGDGVGKALLIDVVIAIAVATLAIQTAGSRMLFSMARDGVLPFSSRLAKVSRRTGMPAGPALVVGAAAAALGLLNLASPEAFLAIGTTCIAMLYLAYAMVTGPMLIRRLRGEWDQDTDQPDETGRPLFSLGRWGLPINVVALVYGLFMTVNLAWPRAAVYDPSGGHWYFQWFTVLFLLVTVVLGGLWRVARAQRGHSTPKLAPAETLPEPTR